The nucleotide window AGGCAGCGCGGAACGCGCTGCCTGTCGTGTGTGGTGCCAGTGGCGTGTTGAGAGCACCTCAGTCACGAGGTGCTCATCGTCCAGCAGACGATACGCTGCGTTCACCTCGCCCCAGGAGCCGCATTGTCGAGGGAGGGAATCTTCTGGAGACCCAGCGAAGGCCGTCCCAATGCTGACGGCTCGCCTTGTCCTGCGG belongs to Deinococcus ruber and includes:
- a CDS encoding IS4/Tn5 family transposase DNA-binding protein, encoding MDSTWLNAPQWAEEQWGGLDLGDVRRTRRAVSIGTAFAGSPEDSLPRQCGSWGEVNAAYRLLDDEHLVTEVLSTRHWHHTRQAARSALP